Proteins from a single region of Polynucleobacter sp. KF022:
- the accB gene encoding acetyl-CoA carboxylase biotin carboxyl carrier protein → MQTKKKVAPKAKVKTKPSKKVPVKKAAAKVKVPPEFTMKQVKEIVALIKDAGTFTTFGYKTEEFEIEISVGPQIVSAPSAYVPPQMATPTTVSVTAPAAPSSSLNLSSSERAITSPMIGTFYRRPSPSSDPFVEVGDSVSPTTDVCIVEVMKLLNTIPAECTGKVSRILVEDGATIEVGEPLMVIELT, encoded by the coding sequence GTGCAAACAAAAAAGAAAGTCGCCCCAAAAGCGAAAGTAAAGACCAAGCCTTCTAAAAAAGTTCCAGTTAAAAAGGCTGCAGCTAAGGTGAAGGTGCCACCTGAATTCACGATGAAGCAGGTGAAGGAAATTGTTGCCCTCATTAAAGATGCGGGCACGTTCACTACGTTCGGTTACAAGACAGAAGAATTTGAGATTGAGATTTCAGTAGGGCCGCAAATCGTGTCAGCACCAAGCGCTTATGTTCCTCCGCAAATGGCCACGCCTACAACTGTGAGTGTTACTGCTCCTGCTGCTCCTTCATCATCCTTAAATCTTTCGTCATCCGAGAGAGCTATTACAAGCCCGATGATCGGTACTTTTTATCGTAGACCAAGCCCCAGCTCCGATCCATTCGTTGAGGTGGGTGATAGTGTTTCACCCACTACCGACGTTTGTATCGTCGAGGTCATGAAGTTACTCAATACTATCCCTGCCGAATGCACTGGGAAGGTATCCCGTATCTTGGTGGAAGATGGCGCAACGATTGAGGTTGGAGAGCCACTCATGGTGATTGAGCTTACTTAA
- a CDS encoding pyruvate carboxylase subunit B — translation MATKKPFEMIDVTLRDAHQCLWSTRMTTPHMYPALADIDQAGYGYINILGGAVFDVMVRFLREDPWKRMAFLSEQLSTPTDALTRGQSIYTFELFPDDVVELNVELLAQSGVRVLTVYDALNDNRNIESSVKAGKTHGMLINAMLTYALSPVHDDAYFIARTHELVKLGVDFISVKDPTGLLTPERAATLFPAVVSAAAGIPIKLHSHCQSGLAPLVYEEAIKAGFAYGYVATDCLANGASLPSVLDVYASTQKYGRAPKMNHSALQKVDEYFDWICARDNFARGEKANYDPALYEHQIPGGMISNLRAQLATMGISHREAEILEETARVREDLGYPILVSPFAQYIVTQAVLNVMQGERYKTIPDEIKLYLKGHYGKLAGTPSAQVMERANVDYDASRRPGELIEPALPGLRKKWGRSISKEELSLHAFYPEHLALGLKDGAQEAVKQGPALQPFTELVKYLVMKKEYRKIRTRLGGIELSFSS, via the coding sequence ATGGCAACTAAAAAACCATTCGAAATGATTGATGTCACTCTGCGCGATGCGCATCAGTGCCTTTGGTCTACTCGCATGACTACACCCCATATGTATCCGGCTCTAGCTGATATAGACCAAGCTGGCTATGGTTATATCAACATTTTGGGTGGCGCAGTATTTGATGTGATGGTGCGTTTCTTGCGCGAAGATCCTTGGAAGCGCATGGCGTTTTTAAGTGAGCAACTCAGCACTCCAACAGACGCATTAACGCGTGGTCAAAGTATATATACATTTGAATTATTTCCAGACGATGTTGTGGAGCTCAATGTAGAGCTGTTAGCTCAATCCGGTGTCAGAGTATTGACTGTTTATGATGCTCTGAACGATAACCGCAATATCGAATCTTCTGTAAAAGCAGGCAAGACACACGGCATGCTAATTAATGCCATGCTGACTTATGCTTTAAGTCCAGTGCATGACGATGCTTACTTTATTGCCCGTACACATGAGCTGGTGAAATTAGGCGTTGACTTTATTTCTGTAAAAGATCCAACTGGCCTACTTACCCCAGAGCGAGCTGCCACTCTTTTCCCTGCTGTAGTTTCTGCAGCAGCAGGTATCCCCATTAAATTGCATTCGCATTGCCAATCTGGTTTAGCGCCATTGGTTTACGAAGAAGCCATTAAGGCAGGGTTTGCTTATGGCTACGTAGCAACAGATTGTCTGGCTAATGGCGCATCACTACCATCCGTCTTAGATGTCTATGCGAGCACCCAAAAATATGGCCGCGCTCCTAAGATGAATCATTCTGCTTTGCAAAAGGTTGATGAATACTTTGACTGGATTTGCGCCCGAGATAATTTTGCTCGTGGAGAGAAGGCGAATTATGACCCAGCTCTATATGAGCACCAAATCCCTGGTGGAATGATTTCTAATCTGCGCGCTCAGTTAGCTACGATGGGCATCTCTCATAGAGAAGCAGAGATTCTGGAAGAGACCGCAAGAGTTCGCGAAGACTTAGGTTATCCCATATTAGTGAGCCCATTTGCACAGTACATCGTTACTCAAGCAGTGCTGAATGTGATGCAAGGCGAGCGCTATAAGACTATCCCGGATGAGATCAAGCTGTATCTCAAGGGGCATTATGGAAAATTGGCTGGCACACCTAGTGCTCAAGTTATGGAACGTGCGAACGTAGACTATGACGCATCTCGTCGGCCTGGTGAGTTAATTGAGCCAGCGTTACCAGGCTTAAGAAAAAAATGGGGCCGCTCAATTAGCAAGGAGGAGTTGAGTCTTCATGCTTTCTATCCAGAGCATCTTGCCTTGGGTTTGAAGGACGGCGCCCAAGAGGCTGTAAAGCAGGGACCTGCTTTACAGCCCTTTACTGAGTTGGTGAAGTATTTAGTTATGAAAAAAGAATATAGAAAAATTAGAACCAGATTGGGCGGTATAGAGTTAAGCTTCAGCAGTTAG
- a CDS encoding ABC transporter substrate-binding protein — protein sequence MKQFSASRRIFSVLAVAMLSGAPMLSMAQNATKFNDYGWPEGAEEKVSAKSVAWLKEKGWWPVQIAFQPPWSGQNTVNLVMDKKGLLSKRGIEAKLQAFPSGPAINEVIISGRFQFGNGGNFPFTSLIDKNIPVKTIAVINTNLMHAVLVPLDSKIKSFKDFKGSNPPATIGIVTGSSAEFYIQAAAKANGIEIGKDIILKNMPPGEQMAMPKGIDAVVPWDPTPTIMSKERKNARIISDSYPYNIYAGTFYVRQEVIDNAPDVVQAFTDAIAEATLWIRKNPDAAVDVMQEDPNLKNYSKEILRQQITAYNLLYKPNYIYPIPVFWGRANEPIYTWLYENKRIQNKLTGIDFARAVDTRFMDKTFEKLGWATTTRPPFLPASWSAPMDKTPYPTYMNPLNTTTPQPFPEKGDLTRDWSFDGKTYKK from the coding sequence ATGAAACAATTTAGCGCATCACGCCGTATCTTTTCAGTGCTCGCTGTCGCCATGTTATCGGGTGCTCCAATGCTGTCAATGGCGCAAAACGCCACAAAGTTTAATGATTATGGGTGGCCGGAAGGTGCTGAGGAGAAAGTATCAGCCAAGTCCGTAGCCTGGCTTAAGGAAAAAGGCTGGTGGCCAGTACAAATTGCATTTCAACCACCATGGTCGGGTCAAAATACGGTCAACTTAGTAATGGACAAGAAGGGTCTTTTATCTAAGCGCGGTATTGAAGCTAAATTACAAGCATTCCCATCGGGACCTGCGATTAATGAAGTTATCATCTCCGGTCGATTCCAGTTCGGTAATGGTGGTAACTTCCCATTCACCTCTTTGATCGATAAAAACATTCCCGTGAAGACGATCGCGGTGATTAATACCAACTTGATGCATGCTGTTTTAGTGCCATTGGATTCCAAGATTAAATCCTTTAAGGACTTCAAGGGCTCAAATCCACCGGCAACTATTGGTATCGTGACTGGCTCCTCGGCTGAGTTCTATATCCAAGCTGCAGCTAAAGCCAATGGCATTGAGATTGGTAAAGACATCATTCTGAAAAATATGCCTCCGGGTGAGCAAATGGCTATGCCAAAGGGTATTGATGCGGTAGTTCCTTGGGATCCAACTCCAACCATCATGTCCAAAGAGCGTAAGAACGCCAGAATTATCAGCGATAGCTATCCATACAACATTTATGCCGGTACTTTCTACGTGCGTCAAGAAGTTATTGATAATGCACCGGACGTAGTACAAGCATTCACAGATGCGATTGCTGAGGCAACACTTTGGATTAGAAAGAATCCAGATGCTGCAGTTGATGTCATGCAAGAAGATCCAAACTTGAAGAACTACTCAAAAGAAATCTTGCGTCAGCAAATCACTGCTTACAACTTGCTCTATAAGCCTAATTACATTTACCCAATTCCAGTATTCTGGGGTCGTGCAAATGAGCCTATTTACACATGGCTTTACGAGAACAAGCGTATTCAGAATAAGTTAACCGGTATCGACTTTGCTCGTGCGGTGGATACACGCTTTATGGATAAAACGTTCGAGAAGTTGGGTTGGGCAACCACTACAAGACCACCATTTTTACCAGCAAGCTGGTCTGCGCCAATGGATAAAACACCGTATCCAACCTATATGAATCCATTGAATACCACTACACCACAGCCTTTCCCAGAAAAGGGTGATCTCACTAGAGATTGGTCTTTTGATGGTAAGACTTATAAGAAATAA
- a CDS encoding ABC transporter permease, with amino-acid sequence MPIINFFKQFRRLALLIILLAAWEYASRFILDKTESTLLPPPSGVAQGGFELMQSGEIWKHLFDSLSREFVAFCYASVAIPLGIVMGCFKWVNEQVDPIVEILRPIPPIAWIPLSILWFGVGNTQNQFIIFLGIFFPILLNTIDAVKNVEPNLIRAARCLGAGSWGVITRVVLRAALPQIVTGIRIGLGVGWMALVAAELVGANSGLGFLINDARTVLRTDYILVGMLAIGVIGLCLDRLIRYTAQKLMPWSRALNA; translated from the coding sequence ATGCCAATAATTAACTTTTTCAAGCAATTTCGTCGTTTAGCCTTATTGATTATTTTGCTTGCCGCCTGGGAATATGCCAGTCGGTTTATTCTGGATAAAACAGAATCTACCTTGTTGCCACCTCCCTCGGGAGTGGCACAAGGCGGTTTTGAGTTAATGCAATCTGGAGAAATCTGGAAGCATTTATTCGATAGCTTATCTAGAGAATTTGTAGCGTTTTGTTATGCCTCTGTCGCTATTCCCTTGGGAATAGTGATGGGGTGTTTTAAATGGGTGAATGAGCAGGTGGATCCAATCGTAGAAATATTGCGACCTATTCCTCCAATTGCCTGGATCCCGCTCAGTATTTTGTGGTTTGGTGTGGGTAATACCCAAAACCAATTCATTATTTTCTTGGGAATCTTTTTCCCAATCTTGTTGAACACAATTGATGCTGTAAAAAACGTAGAGCCAAACCTCATTCGAGCAGCGCGTTGTTTAGGTGCCGGTTCTTGGGGTGTGATTACTCGTGTAGTTCTGCGTGCAGCACTTCCACAGATAGTGACTGGTATTCGTATTGGTTTGGGGGTGGGTTGGATGGCTTTGGTAGCAGCTGAATTGGTTGGCGCTAACTCTGGTCTCGGATTCCTGATTAATGACGCACGTACTGTTCTACGTACAGATTACATTTTGGTTGGTATGTTGGCCATTGGCGTAATTGGTTTATGTCTCGATAGGCTCATTAGATACACAGCTCAAAAACTGATGCCGTGGTCAAGAGCGCTTAATGCCTAA
- a CDS encoding ABC transporter ATP-binding protein, with amino-acid sequence MNNSMPALKVDHVRKIYPSMHAKGQEVLAIEDISLEVRKNEFCSILGHSGCGKTTLLNLIAGFETPTAGHIECAGKVVNGPGSDRSMVFQDYALFPWLTVYDNIAFGLKIKGINAGEIKQIVTRFAALVGLSQFTNHYPHQLSGGMRQRVSIARALVVDPTVLLMDEPFAALDAQNRAMMQAEMIRILNEESKTVVLVTHSIEEAINLSDVIVVMTRRPGRVKEIIRVPEPRRMVEDTPAYLEIRRQIRDLIAGEHDVSEAV; translated from the coding sequence ATGAATAATTCAATGCCAGCACTTAAAGTAGATCACGTAAGAAAAATTTATCCTTCAATGCATGCCAAAGGTCAAGAGGTCTTGGCTATTGAGGATATTTCACTGGAGGTTCGCAAGAATGAGTTTTGCTCAATCTTAGGGCATAGCGGCTGTGGCAAGACAACACTGCTTAATCTGATTGCTGGATTTGAGACTCCAACTGCTGGCCATATTGAATGTGCTGGCAAAGTGGTGAATGGCCCTGGTTCGGATCGCTCGATGGTGTTTCAGGACTATGCGCTATTCCCATGGTTAACCGTGTACGACAACATTGCTTTCGGATTAAAAATCAAAGGGATTAATGCCGGGGAAATTAAGCAGATCGTGACACGCTTTGCCGCGCTGGTAGGTTTGAGTCAATTTACCAATCACTATCCTCATCAACTCTCAGGTGGTATGCGTCAACGTGTATCCATCGCTAGGGCGCTAGTTGTAGATCCCACTGTTCTGTTAATGGACGAGCCATTTGCTGCTTTGGATGCACAAAATCGCGCCATGATGCAGGCTGAAATGATTCGAATTTTGAATGAAGAAAGCAAAACGGTTGTGTTGGTAACGCACAGCATTGAAGAGGCGATTAATCTATCGGATGTCATCGTCGTGATGACGCGTCGTCCTGGAAGGGTAAAGGAGATTATTCGAGTTCCAGAGCCACGCAGAATGGTTGAAGATACCCCTGCGTATCTGGAAATCCGTCGCCAAATCCGCGATCTCATCGCCGGCGAGCACGATGTTAGCGAGGCTGTTTGA
- a CDS encoding sulfite exporter TauE/SafE family protein, giving the protein MTFENLAVICLLTFAAIFGGFIRRLSGFGGALIMTPILMWIFPIPFLIPIVMCSEVFGGALLSRHWKLHQEDRSRLWSMLFFSVIFLPLGIWLGGLIPLTILKTATSVVILFFASYLLLKPHVRLASSNLLDSLAGSLSGLLLGSCGIGGPPAALYLNSTNQAFDRTRALLSQFVSGISLFAIVAASLMGGGIDWLVYLLLAIPAYWVGMRAAKGVLEAHAVSDGALKRLCLLLLIVNAGFNLLFLVIFK; this is encoded by the coding sequence TTGACTTTTGAAAACCTAGCCGTAATTTGTTTATTAACATTTGCGGCAATTTTTGGTGGTTTTATTCGAAGGTTAAGTGGTTTTGGCGGGGCGCTCATCATGACGCCCATCCTCATGTGGATATTTCCAATCCCATTTTTGATTCCGATTGTGATGTGCTCTGAAGTGTTTGGCGGAGCTTTGCTTTCCCGTCATTGGAAGTTACATCAGGAGGATCGATCTAGACTTTGGTCGATGTTGTTCTTTTCGGTAATCTTTCTTCCGCTGGGCATTTGGCTTGGCGGACTAATACCACTCACGATATTGAAAACGGCTACTAGCGTAGTCATTCTATTTTTTGCTAGCTACCTACTTCTCAAGCCGCATGTGCGATTAGCAAGCTCAAATCTTTTAGATAGTTTGGCGGGAAGTCTTTCAGGGTTATTGTTGGGTTCTTGCGGAATAGGTGGACCACCTGCCGCCTTGTATCTCAACTCCACCAATCAAGCATTTGATAGAACGCGGGCTCTGTTGTCTCAATTTGTTTCTGGCATTTCATTATTTGCGATTGTTGCAGCAAGTCTGATGGGTGGCGGAATTGATTGGCTCGTCTATCTTCTTCTTGCCATTCCAGCCTATTGGGTAGGAATGAGGGCTGCTAAAGGGGTTTTAGAGGCACATGCAGTATCGGATGGTGCATTGAAAAGACTTTGTCTATTGCTGCTGATTGTGAATGCAGGCTTTAATCTATTGTTTTTGGTTATATTTAAATAG
- a CDS encoding ferredoxin--NADP reductase, producing MAAYNTETVLTVHHWNDTLFSFTTTRNKGLRFRSGHFLMIGLEVEGKPLVRAYSVASPNYEEHLEFLSIKVQDGPLTSRLQKIQVGDPILVSEKSVGTLVIDDLNPGKHLYLFSTGTGLAPFMSIIRDPDTYEKFEKVVLIHGVRLVSELAYGDYIKNELTQDEYIGDIIRKKLIYYPTVTREAFKHTGRLTTAIESGQLFKDIGLPPLDPAVDRAMICGSPSMLKETAEMLDGKGFKVSPSLGQLGDYVFERAFVEK from the coding sequence ATGGCAGCCTACAACACCGAAACCGTTCTCACAGTTCACCACTGGAATGACACGCTTTTTAGCTTCACCACCACTCGCAATAAGGGCCTGCGTTTTCGAAGCGGTCACTTTCTGATGATCGGCCTTGAGGTAGAAGGTAAACCTTTGGTAAGAGCCTACAGTGTTGCCAGCCCAAACTATGAAGAGCACCTAGAATTTTTAAGCATCAAGGTTCAAGATGGGCCCCTCACCTCGCGCCTACAAAAGATACAAGTGGGAGATCCCATTCTCGTCAGCGAAAAATCGGTTGGCACATTGGTTATCGACGATTTAAACCCAGGTAAACATCTATACCTCTTCAGTACAGGCACTGGTCTTGCGCCATTCATGAGCATCATTCGCGACCCCGACACCTATGAGAAGTTTGAGAAGGTAGTTTTGATCCATGGTGTACGTCTTGTCAGCGAATTGGCTTATGGCGATTACATCAAGAATGAACTCACTCAAGATGAATATATTGGTGATATCATTCGCAAAAAACTGATCTACTACCCAACAGTAACTAGAGAAGCTTTTAAACATACTGGCCGCCTCACTACCGCCATTGAATCTGGACAGTTATTTAAAGATATTGGCCTTCCTCCATTAGACCCAGCAGTAGATAGAGCCATGATCTGCGGCAGCCCTTCCATGCTGAAAGAAACCGCTGAAATGCTCGATGGCAAAGGCTTTAAAGTCTCCCCAAGCCTTGGCCAGCTTGGCGACTACGTATTTGAACGCGCCTTCGTAGAAAAGTAA
- a CDS encoding acetate/propionate family kinase produces the protein MAILTVNAGSSSLKFSIYPTKQGSVLPSILSGSFEGLEPGGKTELRYAYQGVEHAEHFEDVGQDPFIAALMHLKELLLEVKGLPPIRAVSHRIVHGGSEFFRPTVSTDAILEKLSAMSALAPLHQPHSLDGVKAFSQVFPGIPQVLCFDTAFHKTMSHLETSLALPKEITDQGVRRYGFHGISYQYIIGELNENSNRAKDKVLMAHLGNGASLCAAIDGKSVATTMGFSALDGLMMGTRSGSLDAGVLMYLVERGYTHDQLQDLLYRKSGLLGVSTISADMRKLRNDPSPLAKEAIELFIYKIMREGGAMIACLGGLDLISFSGGIGEHDPILRSAVCKKFSWLGIELDEKLNQEATKGLTLKISTPQSRVEVWVVPTDEGVMTAQEALNLLRS, from the coding sequence ATGGCAATACTGACTGTTAACGCAGGTTCTTCATCTCTCAAGTTTTCAATCTACCCGACTAAGCAAGGATCGGTGCTGCCATCCATCCTCTCTGGTAGTTTTGAGGGGCTAGAGCCGGGTGGGAAAACAGAACTTCGCTACGCCTATCAGGGGGTAGAGCATGCCGAGCATTTTGAGGATGTGGGTCAGGATCCATTTATTGCAGCATTAATGCACCTCAAAGAGTTATTACTTGAAGTCAAAGGGTTGCCACCAATTAGAGCAGTCTCCCATCGAATTGTTCATGGAGGCTCAGAGTTTTTTCGGCCGACTGTCTCTACTGATGCGATCCTGGAAAAATTATCTGCTATGAGTGCGCTGGCGCCATTGCATCAACCACACAGCTTAGATGGTGTGAAAGCTTTTTCTCAAGTATTTCCTGGCATCCCTCAAGTACTTTGTTTTGATACTGCCTTTCACAAAACCATGAGTCACCTGGAAACATCATTGGCTTTGCCTAAAGAGATTACCGATCAAGGTGTGCGACGCTACGGTTTTCATGGCATTTCATATCAGTACATTATTGGCGAGTTAAACGAGAACTCCAATAGGGCGAAAGATAAAGTGCTCATGGCCCATCTAGGTAACGGTGCTAGCTTATGTGCTGCGATTGATGGAAAAAGTGTTGCTACAACCATGGGCTTCTCCGCCCTAGACGGTCTCATGATGGGTACTCGTAGCGGCTCTCTGGATGCAGGTGTGCTGATGTATTTGGTAGAGCGTGGTTATACCCATGATCAGTTGCAAGACCTGCTCTACAGAAAGAGCGGCCTGCTCGGGGTGTCCACTATTTCTGCGGATATGCGCAAACTGAGGAATGACCCCAGCCCCTTAGCTAAAGAGGCGATTGAACTTTTTATCTACAAAATTATGCGTGAGGGCGGGGCTATGATTGCCTGCCTTGGCGGTCTCGATCTAATTTCTTTTAGTGGCGGTATTGGTGAGCATGATCCTATTCTGAGGTCTGCAGTCTGTAAAAAATTCTCTTGGCTAGGCATCGAGTTAGACGAAAAGTTGAACCAAGAAGCCACCAAAGGTTTGACTTTAAAAATTAGCACGCCGCAAAGTCGTGTCGAGGTTTGGGTGGTTCCAACTGACGAAGGGGTAATGACTGCGCAAGAGGCTCTTAACTTGCTGCGCTCTTAG
- the lysS gene encoding lysine--tRNA ligase: protein MNDKTNLENASATEVVDENHIIAERREKLAKLRAGGVAFPNDFVPTHLAADLHAHYDSLTKEELAAKKVHVKVAGRMVLKRVMGKASFATIQDRSGQIQFYINDELSGADVHGAFKHWDMGDFISAEGNLFKTNKGELSVECSNLRLLSKSLRPLPDKFHGLSDLETKYRQRYVDLIVNPESRNTFKARSNAIASLRRHMLDADFMEVETPMLHPIPGGAAAKPFITHHNALDMQMFLRIAPELYLKRLVVGGFERVFEINRNFRNEGVSPRHNPEFTMMEFYAAYTDYRWLMDFTEGLIRAAAIDAQGTAVLTHQGRELDLSKPFQRLTITEAILKYCGQSGKSYEAAQLEDINFIRTELKKGGENPDAPTLKNAGIGALQLALFELVAEEHLWEPTYIIDYPIEVSPLARESDTRPGITERFELFITGREIANGFSELNDAEDQANRFRKQVEQKEAGDEEAMYFDHDFIRALEYGMPPTGGCGIGIDRLVMLLTDAPNIRDVILFPHLRREEE from the coding sequence ATGAACGATAAAACCAATTTAGAAAATGCCTCAGCTACTGAAGTAGTTGATGAGAACCACATCATTGCGGAGCGTCGTGAAAAACTCGCCAAACTTCGCGCTGGCGGCGTTGCTTTCCCAAATGACTTCGTTCCCACGCATTTAGCAGCAGATTTGCATGCACACTATGACAGCCTGACCAAAGAAGAGCTGGCTGCAAAAAAGGTTCATGTCAAAGTTGCAGGACGCATGGTTCTCAAACGCGTGATGGGCAAAGCCAGCTTTGCCACTATTCAAGATCGCAGCGGACAAATTCAGTTCTACATTAATGATGAGCTCAGCGGCGCTGATGTTCATGGCGCCTTCAAGCATTGGGATATGGGCGACTTTATCTCGGCTGAAGGCAATCTCTTTAAGACAAATAAGGGCGAACTCTCAGTTGAGTGCAGTAATTTACGCCTTCTCAGCAAATCATTGCGTCCATTGCCTGATAAGTTCCATGGCCTCTCAGACCTAGAAACCAAATATCGTCAACGCTATGTAGACTTGATTGTTAATCCTGAGAGCCGTAATACATTTAAAGCACGTAGTAACGCGATCGCTTCATTACGTCGCCATATGCTAGATGCCGACTTCATGGAAGTTGAAACTCCGATGCTCCACCCTATTCCTGGTGGTGCAGCAGCAAAGCCTTTTATTACCCACCACAATGCGCTCGACATGCAAATGTTCTTGCGTATTGCGCCTGAACTTTACCTCAAGCGTCTAGTGGTTGGTGGCTTTGAGCGCGTCTTTGAAATTAACCGCAACTTCCGTAATGAAGGCGTCAGTCCACGTCATAACCCAGAATTCACAATGATGGAATTCTATGCGGCCTATACAGATTACCGTTGGCTCATGGACTTTACCGAAGGATTAATTCGTGCTGCCGCAATTGATGCCCAAGGCACTGCCGTATTGACACATCAAGGTCGCGAGCTTGATCTGAGCAAGCCATTCCAACGCCTAACCATTACTGAAGCTATCCTCAAGTACTGCGGTCAATCAGGTAAGAGCTATGAAGCGGCCCAACTTGAAGACATTAACTTCATTCGCACTGAATTGAAAAAGGGTGGCGAGAATCCGGATGCCCCTACCCTCAAGAATGCCGGCATTGGCGCCCTTCAGTTAGCTCTTTTCGAATTGGTTGCCGAAGAGCATCTTTGGGAGCCGACTTACATCATTGATTACCCAATCGAGGTAAGCCCACTCGCCAGAGAATCCGATACTCGCCCAGGCATTACGGAGCGTTTCGAGCTCTTTATCACTGGTCGTGAAATTGCCAATGGCTTCTCTGAGTTGAACGATGCCGAAGATCAAGCAAATCGCTTCCGCAAACAAGTAGAGCAAAAAGAAGCGGGCGACGAAGAAGCTATGTACTTTGATCATGACTTCATACGCGCACTCGAGTACGGTATGCCTCCAACTGGCGGTTGCGGTATTGGCATCGATCGCTTAGTAATGCTACTTACCGACGCTCCAAATATTCGTGATGTGATTCTGTTCCCACATTTGCGTCGCGAAGAAGAGTAA
- the prfB gene encoding peptide chain release factor 2 (programmed frameshift) gives MEAEQLNIISNTLSDLLTREQALRGYLDFDVKSRRLTEVNSILEDPTIWDDQKKAQALGKEKKLLDGVVATLTDLNTNITSALELFDMAKEESDFETIAAIEKDVESYSKIIGDLEFRRMFHNEMDSCNCFIDIQAGAGGTEACDWASMLYRQYLKYCERKGYKTEILEESDGDVAGIKSATIKVDGEYAYGHLRSETGVHRLVRKSPFDSSNGRHTSFASIYVYPEIDDSIEIEVNPADIRTDTYRASGAGGQHINKTDSAVRLTHIPTGIVVQCQNDRSQHRNRAEAMTMLKSRLYEHEMQKRRAEQDKLEATKTDVGWGHQIRSYVLDQSRIKDLRTNVEISNTQKVLDGDLDAFIEASLKQGV, from the exons ATGGAAGCTGAACAACTAAACATTATTTCGAATACCTTGTCCGATCTGCTCACCCGTGAGCAAGCACTTCGGGGGTATCTT GACTTCGACGTAAAGTCACGTCGCCTTACCGAAGTTAATTCAATACTGGAAGATCCCACGATTTGGGATGATCAAAAGAAAGCACAAGCGTTGGGCAAAGAGAAAAAATTGCTCGACGGCGTAGTCGCCACCCTCACTGATCTCAATACCAACATTACTAGCGCTCTTGAGCTATTCGATATGGCTAAAGAAGAAAGTGATTTTGAAACGATCGCTGCCATTGAGAAAGACGTAGAGAGCTATAGCAAAATTATTGGCGACCTTGAGTTCCGTCGCATGTTCCACAATGAGATGGATTCTTGTAATTGCTTTATCGATATTCAGGCAGGCGCTGGTGGTACCGAAGCCTGTGACTGGGCCAGCATGCTCTATCGCCAATATCTCAAATATTGCGAACGCAAAGGCTATAAAACTGAAATTCTCGAAGAATCTGATGGTGATGTTGCAGGCATTAAGAGCGCAACAATTAAAGTCGACGGCGAATATGCTTATGGTCACCTCCGCTCAGAAACTGGTGTACATCGCTTAGTGCGTAAGTCACCATTTGACTCATCCAATGGTCGTCACACCTCGTTTGCCTCCATCTATGTCTATCCAGAAATTGATGATTCGATTGAGATTGAAGTCAATCCTGCTGATATTCGTACAGACACCTATCGTGCCTCTGGTGCGGGTGGTCAGCACATCAATAAAACTGACTCAGCAGTACGCTTAACCCATATTCCGACTGGTATTGTGGTGCAGTGTCAGAATGACCGAAGCCAGCACCGCAACCGTGCTGAGGCTATGACCATGCTGAAGTCTCGCCTCTATGAGCATGAGATGCAAAAGCGTCGTGCCGAACAAGACAAGCTTGAAGCCACTAAGACAGATGTAGGTTGGGGCCATCAAATCCGCTCTTACGTCCTAGATCAAAGCCGCATCAAAGATTTACGTACTAACGTTGAGATTTCGAATACCCAGAAGGTATTGGATGGCGATCTCGATGCCTTTATTGAAGCCAGCCTGAAGCAAGGCGTTTAA